Proteins co-encoded in one Sandaracinaceae bacterium genomic window:
- a CDS encoding Mov34/MPN/PAD-1 family protein codes for MSGDKPWIAGNLRIPAAVMAEIEAHALECYPSEACGFVMGPAGEPDLLDEARREENEADKYHRLDPETFPRTSAMYFKINELRAQRAFTAGEDSGRPLKVIYHSHCDAGAYFSAEDAATFAQSGQLMWPCAYIVVSIQQGKVAEHRLHVHVPGTNDFVESPLTLV; via the coding sequence ATGTCTGGTGACAAGCCCTGGATCGCTGGGAACCTGCGCATCCCCGCCGCCGTCATGGCCGAGATCGAGGCGCACGCGCTCGAGTGCTACCCGAGCGAGGCCTGCGGCTTCGTGATGGGGCCCGCGGGCGAGCCCGACCTGCTGGACGAAGCGCGCCGCGAGGAGAACGAGGCGGACAAGTACCACCGGCTAGACCCCGAGACGTTCCCGCGCACGAGCGCCATGTACTTCAAGATCAACGAGCTGCGCGCGCAGCGGGCGTTCACCGCGGGTGAAGACAGCGGCCGGCCGCTCAAGGTCATCTACCACTCGCACTGCGACGCCGGCGCCTACTTCAGCGCCGAAGACGCGGCCACGTTCGCGCAGAGCGGCCAGCTCATGTGGCCCTGCGCGTACATCGTGGTGAGCATCCAGCAGGGCAAGGTGGCCGAGCACCGCCTGCACGTGCACGTGCCCGGCACCAACGACTTCGTGGAGAGCCCGCTCACCCTGGTGTAG